CGGCGTCCGCTACGCGATAGAGGCCGACTACCTGCTGGCCGCCGACGGGAGCGCCAGCTCGGTCCGGGAGGCACTGGGGATAGCACGAAGCGGGGACCAGGCCCTTGCCTCCTGCATGGAGATGAGCTTCGCGGCGGATCTGCGCCCGCTGCTCGACGGCCGCCCGCTGGCGCTGGCCTTCGCCGACCAGCCCGGCCGCCCCTTCCTGTCGTGGACCACGGACCAGGACGCGGGAGCGGTGTCCGTCACCTACGACCCGGCGACCACGGACCCGGACACCGAGTTCACACCAGAGCGCTGCCAGGCCGTCGTCGCGGCGGCCCTGGGCCTGCCCGCCTCCGACTTCCGCATCACCGGCGCGCGCCCCTGGCAGATGGCCGGCTGGGTCGCCGACACCTTCCGCGCCGACCGCGCGTTCCTCCTCGGCGACGCCGCCCACGTCTGCCCGCCGGTCGGCGGATTCGGCGCGAACACCGGCATCCAGGACGCCTGGAACCTCGCCGCCAAGCTGGTATCCGTGCTGCGTGGCGACGCCGGGGCACGGCTGCTCGACCGGTACGAGGCCGAACGCCGCCCGATCGCGCAATTGACGGTCGGGCAGGCTGTAGCGCGCTTGGCTGGCGAGCGTGGTCAGGCTGGCGAGAGCAGGCAGGCGGTGCCAGTGCCAGTGCTCAGCGAGGCGGCTGTGGCGCTTGGCTATCGGTACCCCGGGACCGCCGACACCGAGACCGACAGCGTCTTGCCACTCGCCGCCGAACCCGACCACTGGCACGGCGAACCCGGCACCCGCCTGCCGCACCTCCCGCTCGCCGACACCTCAAGCCTCGACCTGGTCCGCGATGGTCGCCACGCCCTCCTGACCGGCCCGCAAGGCCAGATCTGGGCCGAGGCAGCCCGCAGCCTCGACCCCTGCGGAGCCCTCCTGGATATCCCCGACATCCCGCCGTCGAGCGTCGGGCCCGAGTGCGGCATCGGCGAGGACGGAGCGTTGCTCGTCCGCCCCGACGGCGTGGTGAGCTGGCGCGCTACACACCTCACCGCCGTACCCGCCGCGGATCTGGAGACCGCGCTCCAGCAGGCGCTGGCGCGCGACGCCGAGCTCTAACCGAGAGCCACGGCCTGCTCGACCGGCTTGCGCTGGGCCGGGATCGCCGCCATGTCCCAGTCGTACACGCACGTCACCGGAGCGTGATCCGACCACCGCTCCGCATACGTGGCCGCCCGCTCCACGACCGCCGAGGCGGCGACCTCCGCGAGGTTCGCCGAGGCCATCTGGTAGTCGATGCGCCAGCCGCTGTCGTTGTCGAAGGCCTTGCCGCGGAAGCTCCACCAGGAGTACGGGCCCTCGACGCCGGGGTGCAGGTTGCGGACCACGTCGGCGT
Above is a genomic segment from Catenulispora sp. MAP5-51 containing:
- a CDS encoding FAD-dependent monooxygenase encodes the protein MNENTTDHSTDRTTGHTTDHTSVLIVGGSIVGVSAALFLASRGITPILLEQHVGISPRLRAKLFYPRTMEAYRAVGAAQDIYAIEHSRPRSEYAAVVESLAGAEIRRWRLPAADDYSAVSPCQGAMVKQGDAERVLRTRASAAGADLRFGHRLIGWEQTAQRVAAEVLDERGVRYAIEADYLLAADGSASSVREALGIARSGDQALASCMEMSFAADLRPLLDGRPLALAFADQPGRPFLSWTTDQDAGAVSVTYDPATTDPDTEFTPERCQAVVAAALGLPASDFRITGARPWQMAGWVADTFRADRAFLLGDAAHVCPPVGGFGANTGIQDAWNLAAKLVSVLRGDAGARLLDRYEAERRPIAQLTVGQAVARLAGERGQAGESRQAVPVPVLSEAAVALGYRYPGTADTETDSVLPLAAEPDHWHGEPGTRLPHLPLADTSSLDLVRDGRHALLTGPQGQIWAEAARSLDPCGALLDIPDIPPSSVGPECGIGEDGALLVRPDGVVSWRATHLTAVPAADLETALQQALARDAEL